In the Deltaproteobacteria bacterium genome, one interval contains:
- a CDS encoding NAD-dependent epimerase/dehydratase family protein yields MSQKNKRSLETIVLTGTAGFLGSSLLRNLENDPHFPNLIALDTKKPPFELKKTKFFRIDLTETLADSKLVELLKDQKVDTFIHMAFPVSPPHNLEWAHDLVSVGTMYVLNCCAALKVRKLIMASTTEVYGAHPSNPNFLPEDHRRRGGERSRFLRDKIDAEDQFFKYAKKHPGAIVTILRPCTVMGPNVRNYKTSFLQRPVLYTPMGYDPLFQFVHEEDVVRAFRLAIEKDCPGTYNIVGEGVMPISRVRKLAGKISVPVPSPVLYPVVQALWYAGILNAPSSRLNFLKYLSVADGERAKLIGFRPKYSSRDALLDFLGAERLKKVHLMEETK; encoded by the coding sequence ATGAGTCAAAAGAACAAAAGGTCATTGGAGACCATCGTCTTAACCGGCACCGCCGGCTTTTTGGGAAGCTCCCTCTTAAGGAATCTTGAGAATGATCCCCATTTTCCCAATCTGATCGCCCTCGACACGAAGAAGCCTCCTTTTGAACTTAAAAAGACAAAATTTTTCCGGATCGATCTCACAGAAACGCTGGCCGATTCCAAACTGGTCGAGCTTTTGAAGGACCAGAAGGTTGATACCTTTATTCACATGGCGTTTCCGGTCTCCCCTCCTCATAACCTGGAGTGGGCGCATGATCTCGTCTCGGTTGGGACGATGTATGTCTTGAATTGTTGTGCCGCCCTCAAGGTGAGGAAGCTCATCATGGCCTCTACAACGGAGGTCTATGGGGCCCATCCGTCCAATCCCAATTTTCTGCCGGAGGATCACCGGCGACGCGGAGGAGAGAGGAGCCGCTTTTTGAGGGACAAGATCGATGCGGAGGACCAGTTTTTCAAATATGCAAAAAAACACCCGGGGGCGATCGTCACGATCCTTCGCCCCTGCACGGTGATGGGGCCGAACGTCCGAAATTATAAAACCTCTTTTCTCCAGAGGCCGGTCCTGTATACACCGATGGGATACGACCCCCTTTTCCAGTTTGTCCATGAAGAGGATGTCGTGCGGGCGTTCAGGCTGGCGATCGAAAAGGATTGTCCGGGTACCTACAATATTGTCGGTGAAGGGGTGATGCCGATCTCGCGTGTCCGCAAACTGGCCGGAAAAATCTCCGTTCCCGTCCCCTCCCCCGTTCTTTACCCTGTGGTGCAGGCACTCTGGTACGCCGGAATTTTGAACGCCCCCTCCTCGCGTCTTAATTTTTTGAAATACCTGTCGGTGGCTGATGGAGAGAGGGCCAAATTGATCGGCTTCCGCCCAAAATATTCCAGTCGTGACGCACTCCTTGACTTTCTGGGGGCGGAGCGCTTGAAGAAGGTTCACCTCATGGAGGAGACAAAATGA
- the thiC gene encoding phosphomethylpyrimidine synthase ThiC encodes MKENRTQMHAARRGIITKEMEFVAKRELLPPELIRSEVARGRMIIPANIHHTNLEPMAIGIATRCKINANIGNSAVSSCIEEEVAKLKLAIQYGADTVMDLSTGKNIDGTREAIIDASPVPIGTVPIYQMLEQVKSVEELTPSMMLDLIEHQASQGVDYMTIHAGMLLDFLPLVAGRLTGIVSRGGSLIAQWMVHHRKQNPLYTHFDFLCEIFKAHDVSFSLGDSLRPGCLHDASDKAQLSELKVLGELTKKAWEHDVQVMVEGPGHVPMDQIDYNMKLEQELCHEAPFYVLGPLVTDIAPGYDHITSAIGAALAGWSGASMLCYVTPKEHLGLPNVEDVRQGVIAYKIAAHAADVARHRKGARDRDDALSRARYRFDWNEQFRLSLDPERAREYHDETLPAEHFKSAEFCSMCGPKFCSMHITQKIEKGIEDLKQREVA; translated from the coding sequence ATGAAAGAGAATCGAACCCAAATGCACGCGGCCCGTCGCGGAATCATCACAAAAGAGATGGAGTTCGTTGCCAAACGTGAATTGCTCCCCCCCGAACTGATTCGCAGTGAGGTTGCGAGGGGGCGAATGATTATCCCGGCCAATATCCACCATACGAACCTGGAGCCGATGGCGATCGGCATCGCCACCCGATGTAAGATCAACGCCAATATCGGTAACTCAGCCGTCTCCTCCTGCATTGAGGAAGAGGTCGCGAAACTCAAGCTGGCGATCCAATACGGTGCCGATACCGTCATGGATCTCTCGACGGGGAAAAATATCGATGGGACACGGGAGGCGATCATTGACGCCTCTCCGGTACCGATTGGAACGGTTCCGATTTACCAAATGCTGGAACAGGTGAAATCCGTTGAAGAGTTAACCCCATCCATGATGCTGGATCTGATCGAACATCAGGCAAGTCAAGGGGTCGATTACATGACCATCCATGCCGGAATGCTTCTTGATTTTCTTCCACTGGTTGCCGGTCGACTCACCGGGATTGTCTCTCGAGGTGGCTCTCTGATCGCCCAATGGATGGTCCATCATAGAAAACAGAACCCTCTCTACACCCATTTTGATTTCCTCTGTGAAATCTTCAAGGCGCATGATGTCTCATTCTCCTTAGGCGACAGCCTCCGTCCCGGTTGCCTGCACGACGCCAGTGACAAGGCACAACTCTCCGAACTCAAGGTTTTGGGAGAGTTGACCAAGAAGGCCTGGGAGCACGATGTCCAGGTGATGGTCGAAGGGCCCGGCCATGTCCCGATGGATCAGATCGATTACAATATGAAACTCGAGCAGGAACTCTGCCACGAGGCACCGTTCTATGTTCTAGGGCCTCTGGTGACCGATATTGCACCTGGTTACGATCATATCACCTCAGCCATCGGGGCGGCCTTGGCCGGTTGGTCCGGTGCCTCGATGCTTTGTTATGTCACTCCAAAAGAGCATCTTGGTTTGCCGAACGTGGAGGACGTCCGACAAGGGGTCATTGCCTACAAAATTGCCGCCCATGCGGCGGATGTTGCACGTCACCGAAAAGGGGCCCGTGACCGTGATGACGCCCTCTCGCGCGCTCGATACCGCTTTGACTGGAACGAGCAGTTTCGTCTCTCACTCGATCCGGAGCGTGCCAGGGAATACCACGACGAAACGCTTCCGGCCGAACACTTCAAATCGGCCGAATTCTGCTCCATGTGTGGTCCCAAATTTTGTTCTATGCATATTACACAGAAAATTGAAAAAGGGATCGAAGACTTGAAGCAAAGAGAGGTCGCATGA
- the thiH gene encoding 2-iminoacetate synthase ThiH — translation MIVRDLTDEARRLTLLRFGRTIQLYAPLYLSNECIDICKYCGFSLENKITRKTLSVEEVLSEANYLTSQGFKHLLLVSGEHPRLVSPGYLKEIATKLKPRLASLSIEVAPFREEEYRELISAGVDGVVIYQETYNQKRYEEVHLAGPKKNYSRRLEAPEAAARAGMRRIGMGILVGLSEWKDDLEALIQHVRCMKKKFWQTEFTVSLPRLRPCAGNYEISSPVSDEQFLKMICALRIALPDVGILLSTRESPQLRDRLIGVGVTQMSAGSRTEPGGYLKPEESEGQFEIEDMRTPAEVAAAIMAHGYEPVWKDWENIL, via the coding sequence ATGATCGTTCGAGATCTGACAGACGAGGCTCGCCGGCTTACTCTCTTGCGTTTCGGCCGGACCATCCAACTCTATGCCCCCCTCTACCTCTCCAACGAATGTATCGACATCTGCAAGTATTGTGGTTTTAGCCTGGAGAATAAAATTACCCGTAAAACCCTCTCCGTCGAGGAGGTGTTATCAGAGGCAAACTACCTGACCAGCCAAGGCTTTAAACACCTCCTGCTCGTCTCCGGCGAGCATCCACGCCTGGTTTCACCGGGCTATCTCAAGGAGATTGCAACAAAACTTAAACCCCGTCTGGCATCCCTCTCGATCGAGGTGGCCCCTTTTCGGGAGGAGGAGTATCGAGAGCTCATCTCTGCCGGTGTCGATGGGGTCGTGATCTACCAGGAGACCTACAATCAAAAGCGATATGAAGAGGTTCATTTAGCCGGCCCCAAGAAAAATTATAGTCGCCGTCTCGAGGCCCCGGAAGCAGCAGCCCGGGCCGGTATGCGTCGGATCGGTATGGGAATACTGGTCGGCCTTTCCGAATGGAAGGACGATTTGGAAGCGTTGATACAGCATGTCCGTTGCATGAAGAAAAAATTCTGGCAGACAGAATTTACGGTGAGCCTCCCTCGCCTCCGCCCCTGCGCCGGAAACTATGAGATTTCCTCTCCTGTCTCTGATGAACAGTTTCTGAAGATGATCTGTGCTCTCCGGATCGCCCTGCCGGATGTTGGTATTCTCCTTTCAACGCGAGAATCGCCTCAATTGCGTGATCGGTTGATCGGGGTCGGGGTAACGCAGATGAGTGCCGGCTCCAGAACGGAACCGGGAGGTTATTTAAAACCCGAAGAGTCAGAAGGACAGTTTGAGATTGAAGACATGCGAACACCGGCTGAGGTTGCCGCCGCCATTATGGCACACGGTTACGAGCCGGTCTGGAAGGATTGGGAGAATATTTTATGA
- a CDS encoding thiazole synthase — protein sequence MDKLTIFNKQFRSRLLVGTGKFPSGPVMRESLEASETEIVTVALRRVNLARPEQDILSFIDRNRFTLLPNTSGARNAKEAILLAHLAREAGLGNWLKLEVIPDPRYLLPDPIETWEAAKTLTKEGFTVLPYIQADPVLARKLTEAGCATVMPLAAPIGSGRGLRMKETIRIIIEQSTVPVIVDAGIGSPSDACEAMEMGADAVLVNTAIAVAENPVKMAEAFRLAVEAGRKGFLAGIMGEQTGAEASSPYDNIPDLLSPPLKIRGGSPERAGRAKGRGEL from the coding sequence ATGGATAAACTAACCATATTTAATAAACAATTCAGATCCCGTCTCCTGGTTGGGACCGGAAAGTTTCCTTCGGGTCCTGTCATGAGAGAGAGTCTCGAGGCGTCCGAAACAGAGATTGTTACCGTAGCGCTCCGTCGGGTCAACTTGGCGAGACCCGAACAGGATATATTAAGCTTCATCGACCGAAATCGTTTCACGCTTCTTCCGAATACCTCCGGCGCCCGAAATGCCAAAGAGGCGATCCTGCTCGCCCACCTCGCCCGAGAGGCAGGGCTCGGAAACTGGTTGAAGCTGGAGGTGATTCCGGATCCTCGGTACCTTTTGCCGGATCCGATTGAAACATGGGAGGCGGCCAAGACGTTAACCAAAGAGGGGTTCACCGTGTTACCGTACATTCAGGCCGATCCGGTTCTCGCCAGGAAATTGACAGAGGCCGGTTGTGCCACAGTGATGCCACTCGCCGCACCAATCGGCTCAGGGAGAGGACTGAGAATGAAAGAAACGATAAGAATCATCATTGAACAATCAACCGTTCCGGTCATTGTCGATGCCGGAATCGGCTCTCCTTCAGACGCCTGCGAAGCGATGGAGATGGGCGCCGACGCCGTCTTGGTTAATACAGCGATCGCTGTCGCAGAGAATCCGGTAAAAATGGCCGAGGCGTTTCGTCTCGCTGTTGAAGCGGGACGAAAAGGATTTTTGGCGGGAATTATGGGGGAGCAGACAGGGGCAGAGGCATCGAGTCCCTATGATAATATCCCAGACCTTTTATCTCCCCCTCTTAAGATAAGAGGGGGAAGTCCTGAGCGAGCGGGGCGAGCCAAAGGACGGGGAGAGTTATGA
- the thiS gene encoding sulfur carrier protein ThiS, with the protein MIDIYLNGEIQKFEAPITLSEILERLRIPLSAMAIAVNREIVPRSEFPLFKIKEGDRIEVVKAVGGG; encoded by the coding sequence ATGATTGACATCTATCTCAATGGAGAGATTCAAAAGTTCGAGGCTCCAATCACCTTGAGTGAAATTCTGGAGAGGCTACGAATCCCTCTTTCCGCTATGGCGATCGCTGTCAATCGGGAGATTGTCCCCCGCTCCGAGTTTCCCCTCTTCAAAATCAAGGAGGGGGATCGGATTGAGGTCGTGAAGGCCGTGGGAGGGGGATAA
- a CDS encoding MBL fold metallo-hydrolase: protein MPLKATYLGHASVLLENEEVKVMTDPLFSEKIFFLRRHTPVGIDPSNLPPLDAILISHAHYDHLDIPSFKYIPSSVPIVLPPGLAKLVGKFLRNPLIELETGRSTEIKKGLLIKAFPVRHYGFRLLPFRYTRCNGYLIKMNEETAFFPGDTAYRSDFGSFFPDEKIDLALLPIAAYKPRWLMKGRHMNPEEAVRVFEEIQAKQMIPIHWGAFKLSTEPMEEPIEWLKKIASEKRLQVQIQILNPGEAWASSEALRLVESKQIRS from the coding sequence ATGCCACTGAAGGCGACTTACCTTGGACACGCCTCCGTCCTGCTCGAAAATGAAGAGGTGAAGGTCATGACAGACCCCCTCTTCAGCGAGAAGATCTTCTTTTTAAGGCGCCATACCCCCGTTGGTATTGACCCCTCAAACCTCCCTCCCCTTGATGCCATCCTTATTTCCCATGCCCATTATGACCATCTGGATATCCCTTCGTTCAAATATATCCCCTCCTCCGTACCGATTGTTCTCCCCCCGGGGCTGGCGAAACTGGTCGGTAAATTCCTAAGAAATCCCCTTATTGAACTTGAAACAGGGAGATCGACGGAGATCAAGAAGGGACTCCTCATCAAGGCGTTTCCTGTGAGGCATTACGGTTTCAGGCTTCTTCCATTTCGATACACCCGTTGCAACGGCTACCTGATCAAGATGAATGAAGAGACGGCCTTCTTCCCCGGTGACACCGCCTATCGATCCGACTTTGGATCGTTCTTCCCGGATGAAAAAATCGACCTGGCACTGCTTCCGATCGCCGCTTATAAACCCCGATGGCTCATGAAGGGGCGCCACATGAATCCCGAGGAGGCCGTTCGTGTTTTTGAGGAGATTCAGGCGAAGCAGATGATCCCGATCCATTGGGGGGCGTTCAAACTTTCAACCGAACCGATGGAAGAGCCAATTGAGTGGCTCAAGAAGATTGCGAGCGAAAAACGGCTTCAAGTGCAGATTCAGATTCTAAACCCGGGGGAGGCCTGGGCATCCTCCGAAGCACTCCGACTCGTAGAGTCCAAACAAATTCGCTCATAA
- the alr gene encoding alanine racemase — protein MRDTPTSIEIDLGAVRHNFQVLKKLIPPTTKTVTVVKSNAYGHGAVPTARILQSQGADIFGVGTIDEGIQLREAGIKRPILILLGLVEGRGAELLRYQLTPVLYDLNTARDLQSYLKGRGEKLDLHVKIDTGMTRLGVTVEETPRFFEELSKMDCLNPIGLITHLSDADKTDFAGKQIVAFEKARVEFQKRYPAALCHVANSLATVDKRYGDYGAVRLGVVLYGAYPIPRQKKIVSLQPVMKWKSRIISIKKVPKGTFVSYGRTFLTKKPSRIGCVPVGYADGYPRLLSNKASVLVRGQRVPVAGTVCMDMFMIDLTTLPSAQVGDEVVLLGPQGKGLITAEEVGAWANTISYEIFCKVAERLPRHYIDPDRR, from the coding sequence ATGAGGGATACACCGACATCGATTGAGATTGATCTTGGGGCCGTCCGCCATAATTTTCAGGTCTTGAAGAAACTGATTCCTCCGACAACAAAGACGGTGACGGTCGTCAAATCGAATGCCTATGGGCATGGCGCAGTACCAACCGCACGGATCCTGCAGTCTCAGGGGGCAGATATTTTCGGAGTTGGTACGATTGATGAGGGAATTCAGCTTCGTGAGGCAGGGATCAAGCGACCGATTCTGATTCTCCTGGGATTGGTCGAGGGGAGAGGGGCGGAGCTGCTTCGATATCAATTGACCCCCGTTCTCTATGATTTAAACACGGCACGGGATCTGCAGAGCTATCTGAAGGGGCGTGGAGAGAAATTGGATCTTCATGTCAAGATCGATACGGGGATGACGCGCCTCGGTGTAACAGTCGAGGAGACCCCTCGCTTCTTTGAAGAATTGAGCAAAATGGACTGTCTGAACCCGATTGGTCTTATCACACACCTTTCGGATGCTGATAAGACTGATTTTGCTGGCAAGCAGATCGTTGCCTTTGAAAAGGCCCGCGTTGAGTTTCAAAAGAGATATCCAGCCGCTTTGTGCCATGTGGCGAATAGTCTGGCAACGGTTGACAAGCGGTACGGGGACTATGGTGCCGTCCGACTGGGTGTGGTTCTTTATGGGGCCTACCCGATCCCTCGACAAAAAAAGATTGTCTCATTGCAACCGGTTATGAAGTGGAAGAGTCGGATCATCTCGATCAAGAAGGTTCCCAAGGGGACCTTTGTCAGTTATGGGAGGACCTTCCTGACCAAGAAGCCTTCCCGGATCGGTTGTGTCCCGGTCGGTTATGCGGATGGATATCCGCGGCTTCTTTCCAATAAGGCCTCTGTCCTGGTGAGAGGACAACGAGTCCCGGTTGCAGGAACGGTCTGCATGGATATGTTTATGATCGATCTCACGACTCTCCCATCGGCTCAGGTGGGAGACGAGGTGGTCCTGCTGGGGCCTCAAGGCAAGGGACTGATCACAGCCGAAGAGGTGGGGGCCTGGGCCAACACCATATCCTATGAAATCTTTTGCAAAGTGGCTGAACGACTTCCGCGCCACTACATCGATCCCGACCGCCGTTGA
- a CDS encoding ABC transporter permease codes for MKSFAKWLNDFRATTSIPTAVERLGRSVLVGTAELGEFLLFARSFFSWLLRPPFRRPLFFRQFENLGIRSLPIILLTATFTGMVFALEVGFGFQLFHAESLVGATVGLALSREIAPVFTALMVVARVGSSMAAEIGTMQVTEQVEAMSSMAVSPVQYLVVPRVVAGTLMVPCLAALYCFVGVLGAYVVAVGLMDISHIAFIRRLTYYVDADDFVSGLLKAAVFGFVLTLISCFKGYRTTGGAEGVGRATTQAVVVSSVTILILDYFLTSFIIELFPEF; via the coding sequence ATGAAATCTTTTGCAAAGTGGCTGAACGACTTCCGCGCCACTACATCGATCCCGACCGCCGTTGAGCGACTGGGACGATCTGTTTTGGTTGGAACCGCGGAATTGGGGGAGTTTCTTCTCTTTGCCCGCTCCTTTTTCAGCTGGCTTTTGAGGCCTCCTTTCAGAAGGCCTCTTTTCTTCAGGCAGTTTGAAAATCTGGGTATCCGGTCACTCCCGATCATTCTGCTCACAGCGACCTTCACCGGAATGGTCTTTGCGCTGGAGGTCGGATTCGGTTTTCAACTTTTTCATGCGGAATCACTTGTGGGGGCGACAGTTGGCCTCGCCCTCTCACGTGAGATTGCCCCTGTCTTTACGGCCCTTATGGTGGTTGCGCGCGTCGGTTCTTCGATGGCGGCGGAGATCGGCACGATGCAGGTGACTGAACAGGTCGAGGCGATGTCATCGATGGCAGTCAGTCCCGTTCAGTATCTTGTCGTACCGCGGGTTGTTGCCGGGACTTTAATGGTCCCCTGTTTGGCCGCTCTTTACTGTTTTGTGGGGGTTTTGGGTGCCTATGTTGTGGCGGTGGGGCTCATGGATATTTCGCACATCGCCTTTATCAGAAGGCTCACCTATTACGTCGATGCCGACGACTTTGTCTCCGGCCTGCTCAAGGCGGCGGTTTTTGGATTCGTTCTGACCCTGATCAGCTGTTTTAAAGGATATCGGACGACGGGGGGCGCCGAGGGGGTGGGGCGCGCGACAACACAGGCGGTCGTGGTCTCCTCTGTCACAATTCTGATCCTCGACTATTTTCTGACCTCCTTCATTATTGAGCTCTTTCCGGAATTCTAA
- a CDS encoding ABC transporter ATP-binding protein: MIQISSLYKSFHGQPVLNGVTLEVPQGGITVILGASGQGKTVLLKHIIGHHRPDRGKVLVDGVDINLLNEREKNEFRKRFGMLYQGAALFDSMTVGENVAFPLREHTKLSEREITLKVGGFLEMVGLNGIEAKMPSELSGGMRKRVGLARAIALQPKIILYDEPTTGLDPITTTQINRLVLEMQKKLRITSVIISHDIESTFAVADQVAMLHEGKIIEVAPPELFRSSRHPFVKQFLAKEPV, from the coding sequence ATGATACAGATCTCTTCCCTTTATAAATCTTTTCACGGCCAACCAGTTTTAAACGGAGTGACCCTTGAGGTGCCTCAGGGGGGGATTACCGTTATTCTGGGGGCCTCGGGGCAGGGGAAAACCGTCCTCCTGAAGCATATCATCGGTCACCATCGGCCCGATCGCGGAAAGGTTTTGGTCGATGGGGTTGATATCAATCTTCTGAACGAGAGGGAGAAGAACGAATTTCGGAAAAGATTCGGGATGCTTTATCAAGGGGCTGCCTTATTTGACTCCATGACGGTTGGGGAGAACGTTGCCTTTCCACTCCGGGAGCATACAAAACTCTCCGAGCGCGAAATTACTCTCAAGGTTGGCGGTTTTCTGGAGATGGTCGGTTTGAACGGTATCGAGGCCAAAATGCCTTCAGAACTTTCCGGCGGGATGAGAAAAAGAGTTGGACTCGCACGGGCCATTGCGTTACAACCAAAAATTATTCTTTATGATGAGCCAACGACAGGGCTGGATCCGATTACAACCACGCAGATTAACCGTCTTGTTCTGGAGATGCAGAAGAAATTGAGAATTACGTCGGTTATTATCAGCCACGATATTGAGTCAACCTTTGCCGTTGCCGATCAGGTGGCAATGCTTCATGAGGGGAAAATTATTGAAGTGGCCCCCCCGGAACTCTTTCGCTCCTCTCGGCACCCGTTTGTGAAACAATTTTTGGCCAAAGAACCGGTATGA
- a CDS encoding MCE family protein, protein MKVGLFAVVVILVVAYITVRISDREAVQGEGYEVKVVIDSAEGLIRKTPVEVAGIQVGYISRLELVEGRRAMAVLRIDNRVRMAKDAVVAVRTKGFLGETYIDLIPGNLEKGELGPGDEITTTNPFVDLGKVAGGAQEFVDRLNKLSQKNEENINRILEGLAQFSEDISGILSEEKESLSETFQRVSSISRKIDEGRGTVGRLVNDEEIADNINQAARGVSETIGGINRFQFQFDYHLEYLGRTTDFKNYVGLNLRPRPDKYFRLEFVVDPSPSPNQTVTTTETTTGGVTTETISDERVVAMDDFRISAQLAKSFYDFTIRGGMIESRGGIGLDWQRGPLQMQFSAFDFRTNLNQRPHLKGMANLYMTRNLFLVGGLDDFISRQERPDWFVGAGFSLIDEDIKSLFTAVSLGATRGK, encoded by the coding sequence ATGAAAGTGGGACTGTTTGCCGTCGTGGTGATTCTTGTGGTCGCCTACATCACGGTCCGTATCAGCGATCGTGAGGCGGTTCAGGGGGAGGGGTATGAGGTCAAGGTTGTTATCGATTCCGCCGAGGGGCTCATCCGTAAAACGCCGGTTGAGGTGGCCGGGATCCAGGTTGGCTATATCAGCCGCCTCGAGCTGGTCGAGGGTCGGAGGGCGATGGCAGTGCTTCGGATCGACAATCGGGTCAGAATGGCCAAGGATGCCGTCGTTGCCGTTCGGACAAAAGGTTTTCTGGGAGAGACCTATATCGATTTGATCCCCGGTAATCTCGAAAAGGGAGAATTGGGGCCCGGCGATGAGATCACCACCACAAATCCTTTTGTGGATCTCGGCAAGGTGGCCGGCGGGGCTCAGGAGTTTGTTGATCGTTTAAATAAACTTTCCCAAAAAAATGAAGAAAACATCAACCGTATTCTTGAGGGACTCGCCCAGTTCTCTGAGGATATCAGCGGTATCCTTTCGGAGGAGAAGGAGAGCCTGTCGGAGACCTTTCAAAGAGTTTCCAGTATCTCCCGGAAGATCGACGAGGGGCGTGGTACGGTGGGACGTCTCGTGAACGACGAGGAGATTGCTGACAATATCAATCAGGCGGCCCGGGGCGTTTCCGAGACGATTGGCGGGATCAATCGCTTCCAGTTCCAGTTTGATTACCATCTTGAGTACCTGGGGAGGACGACCGATTTCAAAAACTATGTCGGGCTAAATCTGCGCCCGCGACCCGACAAGTATTTCAGGCTGGAATTTGTCGTTGATCCAAGCCCATCACCCAATCAGACGGTTACAACAACCGAAACGACAACAGGAGGAGTCACGACGGAGACAATCAGTGATGAACGGGTCGTTGCGATGGACGACTTCCGGATCTCTGCCCAACTGGCCAAGTCTTTTTATGACTTCACCATTCGTGGAGGGATGATTGAGTCCCGGGGTGGTATCGGCCTGGACTGGCAGAGAGGTCCCCTTCAGATGCAGTTTTCTGCCTTTGATTTCCGGACGAATTTGAATCAACGCCCCCATCTCAAGGGGATGGCGAATCTGTACATGACCCGCAATCTGTTTCTCGTGGGCGGTCTTGACGATTTCATCTCCCGTCAAGAGAGGCCTGACTGGTTTGTTGGGGCCGGTTTCAGCCTGATCGACGAGGATATCAAGTCGCTCTTTACGGCCGTCTCACTCGGCGCAACACGAGGGAAATAG